A genomic segment from Mus caroli chromosome 17, CAROLI_EIJ_v1.1, whole genome shotgun sequence encodes:
- the LOC110284289 gene encoding LOW QUALITY PROTEIN: formyl peptide receptor-related sequence 4-like (The sequence of the model RefSeq protein was modified relative to this genomic sequence to represent the inferred CDS: substituted 1 base at 1 genomic stop codon) produces MEVNISMPLSGSEVVFYESTTSRVLWILSLVVLSITFVLGVLSNGLVIWVAGFQMAHTVTTVSYLNLALSNFSFMATLLLHIISMVMRGKWPFGWFLCKLVHIIANINLFVSIFLITLIAMDIXVLCPVWSQNHRTVSLARKVVVGTWIFALLLTLPHFLFLTTVRDARGDVYYISKFESWVATSEEQLKVSVMSVIAATASGIINFIIGFSMPMSFIAICYGLMAAKICRRGFVNSTRPLRVLTAVAVSFFVCWFPFQLIMLLGNIFNNETLSIIHMLVNPANTLASFNSCLNPILYVFLGQEFKDRLIYSLSASLERALRED; encoded by the coding sequence ATGGAAGTCAACATTTCAATGCCTCTGAGTGGATCAGAAGTTGTGTTTTATGAGTCTACCACCTCAAGAGTTCTATGGATCCTCTCATTAGTGGTTCTCTCTATAACCTTTGTCCTCGGTGTTCTAAGTAATGGGCTTGTGATTTGGGTGGCTGGGTTCCAGATGGCACACACTGTGACCACTGTCTCTTATCTGAACTTGGCTTTGAGTAATTTCTCTTTCATGGCTACTCTACTACTTCACATCATCTCAATGGTCATGAGAGGAAAATGGCCTTTTGGTTGGTTTCTTTGCAAATTGGTTCACATAATTGCAAACATAAACCTTTTTGTAAGTATCTTCCTAATCACTCTTATTGCCATGGACATTTGAGTCCTGTGCCCAGTATGGTCTCAGAATCACCGAACTGTGAGTCTGGCCAGAAAAGTGGTTGTTGGTACTTGGATATTTGCTCTGCTGCTTACCTTGccacattttctcttcttgacTACAGTGAGAGATGCAAGAGGGGATGTGTACTATATATCTAAATTTGAATCCTGGGTTGCAACCTCTGAAGAGCAGTTAAAGGTGTCTGTTATGTCTGTTATTGCTGCCACAGCTTCAGGAATCATCAATTTCATTATTGGATTCAGCATGCCCATGTCTTTCATTGCTATATGCTATGGACTCATGGCTGCCAAGATCTGCAGAAGAGGCTTTGTGAATTCCACTCGTCCTTTACGTGTCCTCACTGCTGTAGCAGTTTCCTTCTTTGTCTGTTGGTTCCCTTTTCAATTAATTATGCTTTTAGGCAACATCTTTAACAATGAGACACTGAGCATTATTCATATGTTGGTTAACCCAGCAAATACCTTGGCTTCCTTCAACAGCTGCCTCAACCCAATACTCTATGTATTCCTGGGTCAGGAATTCAAAGACAGACTAATCTATTCTCTGTCTGCCAGTCTAGAGAGGGCCCTGAGGGAAGACTAA